The DNA sequence tAAAtaccaaaggcagggtagaagccTCAGGCTGGGgtttaaataaataactataacACAGAGTGAGAGCAAACAAGATAATGAAATATCCAATTgaatgcatataaagtttgaaaacacagagaagtTAATACACAATCTAATTTACTTATATAATAAAACTCAAAGCCAGTTCTCCTCAAAGGTTGGGGAATTCCATTAGAAAAAAGCATGTATTGTGCTCACTTCATCAGCACATAGACTAAAACTAGACTGGTACAGAGATTGGCATGGCCCTGCACAAAGATGACATGCAAATTCGTGAGGTGTTTCATATTTTTAGTTTGCTTCTTCCTCTGGCACTATATTTTCTTCTGGTAACTACCTTTTAAAACTTCGTCCAAGATTTGTTATGATTTAAAtcctgttctgttcagaaataaCTGATTGAACGAAAGAATAGACATACACCATAAACAAAGAATCTAAAAAGATGCCTTTAAGCTTATTTGACCTGAGCCTTAAATTGGCATTGCTCAGGTTCTAGCTCATTACATAcgactgtttctttttttttttttcatttgactgtttcttttcctccttccatatattattcatatttgaCTAAAACTTTCTCCAAAAATCTCCCTACATTTTGTTTACTATATTATACGAATTCTTAGTATATGTATTCAATCTACCTtgttatattacatatatgctGTTATAATATTccatgtgaaaaaagaaaaaaaacatgtacCATACATATAGAGATTTTAAATACAGAAAGGCAATCCTCTATTTGCTAAAATaacaagttttctttcttaacaTAGCATCAATATTATATATCCTTTTATAGTGGCTGAAAAATTTCAAATTCTGTACATGAAACTCAAAATtatctgaaaaaatatatatataaaaattaggaGTTAAAAAAATCGTAAGATTTTTGTATGATGACATAAGCCCATAATCCTGGGAGATTTTGAGTTGGAGACCAGCATAGGCTACATACATAGCAAGACTATGTCTCtcaaatttaagtaaaaattatatTAGTTTAATGGAATAGGATAATCTTTTCTTCACAATATTTTttataagaaacatttttaaagttattatttttaatttgaataagtatttttgtttgcacatatgtatgtgtaccacatgtatgcctggtacccacaaaaGCAGAGGACATCAGAAACAAGAGTCACAGATGATTCTGAGCCAtcaggtgccatgtgggtgctaggaatacaACAGGaatcctcagcagcagcagcaagtgctcttcttaactactgagccagctctccagccccttaaaataaactaaataaactaaaagtttaaagcattttaaatttctAGGTAAACACTCACCTGATCACAAAGCAATAGCTGATTCCCTCCATGATACAAAGCATCACAAAGCATATCCACATCATTATTCAGtttggacaaaaagaaaaaatgctctTGAGTAGATACTGCCAACTGATCTTGTATTACAGAAACATCTTGTTTCAATTTCTCAGCCACTTCCTCCAGGTGTTCATGGGTTAtaaacaattcttttttcttattgtcTCCTTCTAGAAGTTGATAAAgcctaaaatacaaaaatattaaagagaattaaaattaattaaatttaattaaaattaaagagaaaaatgttcaaGTTAATAGTTTTCGAAATTATAACCCACCAAATTGGGTAACAGATAATGATAGCTAATTAACAACTAAAAAGTAATAATATATGTGTTTCTAAAATTGAACAACTGAAACCATCTCAAGTATAATATTATTTCAGAGGAGAAATATCTAAATTTGAATATGTTGTAAAACCCTGTCATCCCggcactcaggaagctaagaTAGATGGACTAGAGGCTCAAGGCGACATAATCAAATCCAgtaagacactatctcaaaagataaataaTCCTTTAAAGGAAAATCTGAATTTCCAGTTTCTTCATCTTCCATATTTTAGATATAAACATCATCATGATTCTTAACTGTTATTAGTTTACTTCAAAGTGAGCTTCAATGATATGTCCCAAGAAAACACTTCTTTTACAGAATATATCTATGataaagcagcagcaacaattaCACAAGAAAAAATCATTCTTTAATACTTATATCACAAAACTGTGGTgggattaaaagagaaaaactaaaaatgtaagACCTATATAAATGGCCATTAACAACAAAGTGCCTATTTTAATTTGTTCAGTATTTGGTTGGTAAAAATCCTGCTAATTAACAAAACCATTTTAACATCGCACTTAATGGCAGAAAATCCATCAGACTGTAAGACAAAAGATAAATCTAAAGCAGCATGTTATGCCTGCCTTATAAGAAGACATGCTCTTTTTACTCATAATATACATACATCAACACATAGCTTGCTCTCTCTCGGTTCACACATACaaatctcccccctccccctaagatacggtttctctgtgtagccctgactgtcctggaatctgctacatagaccaggctggactggaactcagaaatctgtctctgcctctgcccctctgcctttctctctgcccctctgcccctctgcccctctgcctctcagaaatttgcctctgcctctgcctctcaaattctgggattaaaagctaaAGTATGTTATTCTGATCCTACCAAAAAATGAGTAGCAGCATACAAAATGTGTGTGTCTCCACATGCACACGGGGAGCCCAGAGGTTAATGTTGGGGGTATCCCTCAACCACTCTCTGCCTCACTTTTAAGTCTCTcatgaacctggagctcacccatTCTATGAGACTGGCTAACCAGCAAGCACTAGGGATCcttcctcctctacctctccagtgtaGAGATGACAGGAGTgtgccactgcacctggcttttttatgttgtttctggAGGATCAAATTGAGGTTCTCAAACTTGTACACAAGCACTGCAGtgactaagctatctccccagctctctccagtctccatgccaattctttctttctttaaaatacaaagtcccattgtgcagctcaggctgtcctagaattcttactatgtatcccaagctgacctcaaattcaagaTTCTCCTGCCCCAACTTCCAGAAAGTTGAAATTAAATATGTAATCCCATTACTATACAGGATTTAAAAGACAAGTGTTTGTTGAACATTATTACACAGCCCATAAAGGCCTCAGACTTAGTATAGCTCTTCCTCAGCCttttaggtgctgggattacagatatgagccaCACATCGGGCAGAGTACAGACTTTTGAAGTCTAATACTTTTAGCCTTCAATTCTAGTATCTTGTTATCATCAACTGCTTAGATGTCCAGGAAGGGCCAGCTTTCATTTTAGTGATCTACCTCATCAGATAGGGAAATAAAGTCTTCCCACCCTACTACCCTCTTGCTGATACAATCAGTATCATGCCCAGCAATACACCTATGATACAAAGCTGTATTCATATTTCCTGACTCAAATCCAGGTATCTAAGTGGGAGTAAACTATTTTATCACTTTACTCCCTCAACTCATTGACTTCAGCTCTAAAGTGGCTACATTCAGACCTAACATGAACAGAAAGGgaacaaaaaatttaaaggataaaAGAACAGAAAGGCCAAATCTGAATACAAGtaatttttaaacctttaaaatttCTGTTCCAACTCTCTAGTATttcacaaagataaaagaaaaaaatgctaaggAAGCAATGACATACATACCTATGAGTGGAATGATCTTTGGTATCGATGGGAGTCCTTGAGGTTAACTGCTCAGATGCTGGTATTTCTGATAACACTGCCAAGTGCTGGCAGAGCACCGTGTTTCTTTGGCTGAGTTGTTGAACCAAACTCTCTAGTTGCCGATATGTATCCCAATGTTTTCTCAACTCAATCTCATATGATAACTGGACAAGCTCAAACGATGCCTTCTGCTTTATCAACTCATTTAACACTAACTCTTGTCTTGCCGTATAATAATCTTGTTTAGCAATCTGCAGTTCAAAGTCGCCCTTTACAACTGGCATGTTCAATAGCTGAGCATACTCTTTTACCACAACAGGCAAAACTTTGTCTTTTATATGAGTGATTTGTTCTTCAAGTTTTAGAATCTCACTGTTTAAGCTAGAAATTTCTGCATccaaattttctttatcaataacctacacaaagaaagcagtaacattttaaaatgtaggtttaaacttttattttctaactattttcattgtttgttttaaatggtcAGATAATATATGCAATGAATAAACACTAACTTATTGGTATAAGCCAAaactaattttaaaggaaaataaggaCTAAGTCAAGAGAAAGGCCAGCATGAACTATTGAACTTCAGTACatttacactatatatatatatatatatatacacacacacatatatacatacatatatacatatatacatacatacacacacacaataatggcTAACAAACTAGACGATCTCATCATGATCATAACTTTAGTAAGTATATTACTCATTATAACAAATGAAtatcttaattttcttaaaattatatagtAGGTATTTTCTTAGTCTATGAGCTGATTATAGCACACAGATTTACCAGacttattatttcaaaatgtttctgtTGTAGTAACTAATTTAATACAAGTATTGATTCAGAAACCTCTACATTTTTATTCAACTATCTACTGCCTATATTATCAAGAAAGCAAGCTTCTAGAGAGTGCAGATGAACAACTGCAATATATCTACATATTCTCAACAAGTAATGAGAAATTCACTCCACTGAATCCTGGACTTCATTAATACTTTCTTCTTGTCAGAGGAAACAAGGCAGAATACCCATAGTTAAGCAAGTAGTTTCCTTGGTTTATACCAAAAAACAGAAACCCCAGTTTAATCTGTATTTGAAATGacacaattttcaaattcataatgCAAATTAAGGTTATTTTTGTCCAAAATTAGCTCAGTAATATTACTAAGGATAAAATTACTAAATTCTAGTAATATGattaataatatatttgtatGAAATACATACTGCAAATATGTACTATAAAATTACatcaattatattatataattagtaaattatattaatatactatattaatataattttattcaaaattaaattagatCCCCCTTTTCTAAAGTAGCAGCAATATTAAACTCTATATTCCTAACAATTACAATATGAATTCAGTCTTATTTCTTATGCTTACCTCATTGGTTAGTCTATGAAGATTCTCTTCTGCCCATTTTATACTCGACTTCATGCTCGAATTACTCGTTTTCAAGTATATGATCTGTTTCTGGACACAAATACATGCCATCTGCAGTCTAGCCATCTCCAGTCGTCGCTCCCTAAGGATTTCTTCATTATCACAAATAGACGGTGTTTGTATATCTAAAAGTTGaaaattttcttcatttgaacTTTCAACTACTTCATGTATGCCCTGAAAGAATTGCTTTTTTGTATATAAGGTTAATGCTGCTGTGCTCTGCTCTTCTTGGCTTATATATTTTCCCAAGGAAAACTGAGATAAAAACACCATTGGATTTGTTCTTTCACTTAAATTAGAATTTCTGAAGAATATCATCAAATTATTAACTTCCTCAGTAAGACCCTGAAGTTCATTACTGAGCTTAGTATTCACAGCATTTAGGAATCCTTGCTTCTGTTTCAGCTTCTTAGTGGCTTCCTCTTGTTTAGCATTTAATGCCAGAAACCTGTAGCTAGTTTCAGAAACCATTAACTGGTATTTATTCCGTCGCTGAATTTTTGAGTTATTTAATTTCTGCAGAGTTTGAACCTCATCCTCTAATATCTGTATCTCTTTGTCATCCAGTTTGCATGTCTTCAAATCAAAAGTTTTACAGGTCCTAAGAACTTCATCCAATGCTGTTCCTTCTAGGATAGGCTTGCCTGATCGCTGAAGATCGCTGAAGGCTTCCAATTCTTTTTCAGACAACACATTCTGTTCATTCACATTTCCACAAAACCATTTCAAGAATGACTCATCTTCAACATCCTCAAAGAGCCAGTCAAAATCTTCTCCATTAAGAATATCAGCTTTGGGATAAccaatttttttcaatgtttccaCAAACTCATTTCCACAACTCATGGTTTAACTACTCCTGTTTTTTAATACTTgatatgaatctatttttttaaaactaagttcaaacagaaaaaaacatgttTACACT is a window from the Mus caroli chromosome 5, CAROLI_EIJ_v1.1, whole genome shotgun sequence genome containing:
- the Haus3 gene encoding HAUS augmin-like complex subunit 3, yielding MSCGNEFVETLKKIGYPKADILNGEDFDWLFEDVEDESFLKWFCGNVNEQNVLSEKELEAFSDLQRSGKPILEGTALDEVLRTCKTFDLKTCKLDDKEIQILEDEVQTLQKLNNSKIQRRNKYQLMVSETSYRFLALNAKQEEATKKLKQKQGFLNAVNTKLSNELQGLTEEVNNLMIFFRNSNLSERTNPMVFLSQFSLGKYISQEEQSTAALTLYTKKQFFQGIHEVVESSNEENFQLLDIQTPSICDNEEILRERRLEMARLQMACICVQKQIIYLKTSNSSMKSSIKWAEENLHRLTNEVIDKENLDAEISSLNSEILKLEEQITHIKDKVLPVVVKEYAQLLNMPVVKGDFELQIAKQDYYTARQELVLNELIKQKASFELVQLSYEIELRKHWDTYRQLESLVQQLSQRNTVLCQHLAVLSEIPASEQLTSRTPIDTKDHSTHRLYQLLEGDNKKKELFITHEHLEEVAEKLKQDVSVIQDQLAVSTQEHFFFLSKLNNDVDMLCDALYHGGNQLLLCDQELKEHFHQVESQLNELHHLLTDILADVKTKRRILATNKLHQVER